From one Takifugu rubripes chromosome 14, fTakRub1.2, whole genome shotgun sequence genomic stretch:
- the tmem271 gene encoding transmembrane protein 271 gives MKWSGKGVCTVFSGTLIFVCALSEVVVGIRCVSLGSTVRAHFPLGAAAGAFYSGLLVGIGQVLLGSALLFCTEKPGCRNFFLLGVVVFLLGVLTAFSGAVVDGDTASLVERKYSHYCFQSLVMNPACEQLRNYQHSLVISAVLSTLECVLGLFNLLVIKRYKTAQLCRSRQCQRRRAGAIVFSEERDGSSVDFQPVSYINLGVFHVFDETGAEAQRGGHPSIDLPGYSLTDPELNRCFPFSCPVSNELPPAYEDIFPDEACNT, from the coding sequence ATGAAGTGGAGTGGGAAAGGAGTGTGCACCGTGTTCTCCGGCACCCTGATCTTCGTGTGCGCCCTCAGCGAAGTTGTCGTTGGAATAAGATGCGTCTCTTTGGGATCTACAGTGAGAGCGCATTTCCCGCTCGGCGCCGCGGCCGGGGCTTTCTACTCCGGCTTACTTGTGGGCATCGGGCAGGTCCTGCTGGGCTCCGCGCTGCTGTTTTGCACAGAGAAGCCCGGCTGCAGGAATTTCTTTCTTCTGGGTGTTGTGGTCTTCTTGCTCGGGGTCCTCACCGCTTTCTCCGGCGCGGTGGTGGACGGGGACACGGCTTCTCTGGTGGAGAGGAAATATTCCCATTACTGCTTCCAGTCTCTGGTCATGAACCCTGCCTGCGAGCAGTTGAGGAATTACCAGCACAGCCTGGTCATCTCCGCGGTGCTCAGCACACTGGAGTGCGTCCTGGGTCTCTTCAACCTGCTGGTGATCAAAAGGTACAAAACGGCGCAGTTGTGCCGGAGCCGTCAGTGTCAGCGGCGGCGCGCCGGTGCCATCGTCTTCAGCGAGGAGCGGGACGGCTCCTCTGTGGATTTCCAGCCGGTTTCTTACATCAATCTGGGGGTTTTTCATGTGTTTGACGAGACGGGCGCAGAGGCGCAGCGCGGGGGGCATCCGTCCATCGACCTGCCGGGATATTCGCTCACCGACCCGGAGCTCAACCGCTGCTTCCCTTTCTCCTGTCCGGTCTCCAACGAACTCCCGCCCGCGTACGAAGACATTTTCCCCGACGAGGCATGCAACACATAG